The Argentina anserina chromosome 5, drPotAnse1.1, whole genome shotgun sequence genome includes the window gccgtgtgcgGTGGTGCGatcagttttgacagaagggtattttggtaaattacctaaatgtaaatgtaaattttatttacgacggtaaatgtaattaagttttacctacggtaaatgtaattataaattactttcagtaaatgtaaaaagtaatttgtaaaagggtaatttagtaaattttatttactgagattgtatttacctttaaacagtacgtatatgtatataaatacgtatataatatttatacgtacataaatacgtatataatatttatacgtacataaatacgtatataatatttatacgtacataaatacgtactaatcatgtatttgtacagtaaccgtgaatagtaaccgtgaacagtaacttcgtataaaccaaaattgctgaacagtaaccgtttattactgttttggcatttaaaggtttacgaaatgtttctaaattcctttcttatcttttcaaggtgatctataaagcgaggaaaggaaattatcttcggaaatggTAGGAttcacgctcaagtcaataaagtgagtaaaatctcactgaattacgaatctaccctcgtggtgattcaacatttttgcaagtctgtttatcaaatgaattacaacatgtatataatttagtgaactacatatatacggtataatggtaataagtatatatatatatatatagttcattaaattacgtactgttattaattcattaaaaatagtcatctcGATGACGAAAGTTTgtgaattgagcatgtgtgctgaaatatgacatgtataagatatagtggactatatatatattgtataaatggtaaataagtacgaatatatatagttcgctatgtaatatactgttatgattttattgtaatTCTATTgtgcatgtgatttgaattgtacaatatgatgtgagattattgtacgtgatttttaacattgagattgttaaaatgtgaattgtcttcggacctgatttttggtacaatatgatgtgagattattgtacgtgtttggcaagtcgaaacctagcctttggccgggcgaaagttacgatacagttagagctctagtctgtctgcctttgtactgcatgtgaggtaacgggtggttatctgctcatgggtactcagttattttggatgttgggtagcgggtggctatccaatatcaacggtgtattacgagaggggtaacggatgtgtaccagcgttcttggtacccgtattataaatgcattgggtaaccagaagggttacttaatttcctcatgagcgttttgtttcacatttctttgggtcaaccagatgggctgaccattgactcatgagggcatttatatttgttgttttgtgatctttcgtatattttgatatgcgaattatatttttgattttactcatacgagctataagcttaccgggtttgtgtttacaatctcggtgcaccaattcgatggtgtaggggataattccgcaggtgctgattagtggaggttgagtgacggctacagaggctcgaagtcgttcggatcctacttgtggtgagattttagcatggattcgtgtgtgaggatttgtgtattttcattGGTGAgattgtgagtgatttgtgaggattattacatttccattttgtgtatggattataatttgggttgtaataattggttgtctgagttgtattgagaactcagaattgatccgctgttacactttaatgatttcgatttatttgagattatttgtgtttaacgactttagaattttgagtttttaggctcgaaattttggggtcgttacagttttGCTCTCTGCGAGTGTTGAAATAGACGTCAGAATCGAATGTTAAATATCATAGAAGTGCAACCTATGTTGCACGGAGGACATGGATACGACGATACGACAAATCTTAAAAACACATCTTTCGatacggtaaaataaaaattaattctatatttttttaatacataAATCTCCAAATTGGTAAACCTAGTCTTCTTCTTTAATTTCTAGTTCAATTATACTCTCAATTTTAGTTCGATTTTTCTCtgttttatatatgatttaCTTAAATTGTTTTACACAAATTAACTATGATCGTTGATTTAACATCGAACAATCGGAGCCGTTAGATCAAATTCCAATATCATATTTAGGCTATTAACTCTAAGACTTAAGAAAATTTTCGGTCTattacctctctctctctctctctctctctctctctctctctctctcagttcGACAACACAACCACACCAACTCTCTCACCTTCTCCACCGAACTCACCACTGCCACCACCTCTCTTCGTTCTCTCCGCTGCCGTCCAGCCACTAATCATACATGCATTATCACCACGGTGTTCCTCTCCTCTTTATCTATTGAGCCATATCCATCAATCATCATCTCAGCCCAAATTACAGTTCCGTCGGGAACTGTAGCAGTATTGAGCTTCCATGGAATCCGATTTGCAGTTCTAGATTCCAATGAGCTTCTGTGGGTAAGCTTGGCTTTGTATCTTCATATGTACCTACTCGATCACCCATTTGATTTCTTTAATCATGATCTATTTTGGGTTCTTCCTTTTCTGCATCTTCACCATTGTTAATCCGCCGCAGTCGACATCCTTTCAGCGTAACTAAGACTCCTTGATAAGTAAATTGGTCATCTTTTGGTAAGCCCAACATCCTTCCTTCCTTCCCATTTCACTTCCACCTTAATTTCCTCTGAATTGAAAACTAATTCAATCATCTCTTTTCTGGGTTTAACACTGCTACACACCACCGTCGAATTCGTCTTTCACGGCGACATTTTGGGTCATTGTGAAGTTGTGGTGTCGGTTAACGTATCGGAAagtcaaaattttcaaaaacgCCATGTGGCGTGTCCGATACTGAAAAAAGGTGTATCGTATCGCAGTGTCCGGACGTATCGGACACGGTGACACGCCTCCAAGTGccgtgtccgtgcaacatagAATGCAATCAAACGTTCAAATTCTTGTAAAATATAACTGCCCTGATGGCTATTTTACATGTTAAATATCATAGAAGTGCATTCTGATTAAAGGGAAGCAGTCATTGCAATCATGAAGGATCTGTTATGGCTCCACCGGTAGGCTACTTTTATTTACCGGCTGCAAGACTTCACGGCGTCGTTGATTAGTGCGCTAAACTTACCACACAGCCATGGTTGACTCCATCCGTGGTACATTCCAGAATACAGCAATGTCGACAAGATCACAAAATTCAGTTTCTCAGGATGATGAAAACTGGAATCTTAACATCAATTTAGATCACGCACATGACCAAAAACGGGTAATTAAAGCCTCATCACATACCCTGATTCACTCCCAGGTTTCTACTAAAGAGGCTGTCCGCAAGCGTGGATTTAACACGAGTCATTATCAGGTTATGTCTAGATGAAGTCATGAAGCATTATAGTTttctgaaaaacaaaacacatgGCTTCCTCACATTTATGGTCCAGAAGGTTCACCTCTAACACAAAGGAAACACAGATGTAGGAAGGAATCCGTAATGCAGCACTAATAAATATAAACCCAGATCAGGACCTATTCCATATTGCCATCAAAATCACTGGGGATGCACAGAAGTGTGCAAAATTTCAAATAAGAGCCAAAAGTAGCTCCCTGCAATCCACATGGAATCGCTGCCCGCACACTCTTTAGCCAAGCATCACCCAGGTTTCTCAAAAccgaaagacaaaaaaaaattaaaagaatcATCAAGAATCCCCAGGTCACATACACAAGTGAGCCGACCCTTTAGCACCTGAGTTGTTCTCCTTGACAAACATGGCGCTTAGAAATCTGTTTTCATTTCCAAGAGAGAGAGCTTATCAGTGGACCTCACTTAATTTCTTCCTTTCACATTTGCCATCCATATTTAAACACATCGCACGAAATTGAATAAAGACGCTCCCAGAAAAAATGTGGCCTAGGGAACAGTATTAACAATCAGGCAGTCACGCAGTGAAACAGATTCCAaactgagtttttttttaatacaagGACAATTCTTTAGGACTTTCTTATAACAGAAAAAGGCttgtttgtttttactttATAGTCCAGAATTGCAGCAAGCTACATGCTAAGCCGAGCAAGGGATTTCAATAACTTGATTCATGGTTCATCAACATCATTTCTGGTTGCAATGTCATTGATAAACATTAAACagatatatagaaattttaaaatacaaTGAAAATAGCTTACTACTTTATGTACAAAAGAACTGAATTTCGGTCGCAGACAATAAATGATAGTTTTATGGCGTTTCCTTAGGTTTATGACTTAAAATCAATTGGACCGTGGATCaattaccaaaaaataaacatataaaTAATTGAAAGTCACAGGATTTGGATAAGGGCTTTACAAGCTATGTGAAATGCAGAAACatcagaaaattgaaatttgtcAAAGGGATCAATTAATCCTGCCCAACCACCACCCCTTGCTACGCCCTTGTTGTATTAATCAGGTACTCAGGATCAGTTCAGAAACACCACAAAATTTAAACTATAAGTATCACATATTATGCACAATTCAACAATCTCAACTGCAAAATGCAAAGCATTATAGGTGTTAAGAAAACGAACTCAATATGTGCAACAGCTGTGAATCATAACACGATGAACTATATCAAACTGAAGGAATTATATATAAGCTTTTGTACCTTTGAGCTGTATCACCATCCAATTTACAGCAGCATTGTGAATCTGTGATAGATGAACGGGATGGTAGCAAGTTCAGATTGcagattctattgaatttcctCTTAATGAAAATTTAATGATTCCACTTGCTAACTTACAACCATCAAATTCAAGCACGGATGATCTTTCCTAAGGAGATGCAAAACAGACTTGATGAGCATTCGAGGTCATGGTACATTTCTCACCCAATGTGCAAATGAAAGGTGGAAGCATGGTCAAACAATAACCATCCAGAATCTAGGCACATGCAGACCTCAGAAGAGTATTTGTGCCTTTGAATTTTCCATTTATAAGAATATCACAAGTAAGGTCATCAGGTACGAGGCCTTTGTCAAGCATCTCATCATGCAACCTAAACGACTCTTGCAACTTTCCCTCCTTGAAGTATCCAAGAATCAAAGtagtatatatatgaacaCTAGCAGTCATTTGCCTAATATTCATGTGTTCCAAGATTTTGTGTGCCTTCTCCAATTGTCGTTTGCTACATAGACCATTTATTATAACTGTATATGTTATGATATCAGGGACAATTCCATCCAAAAGCAAAAGCATCTCTGAGTAAAGATCTGATGCAGATTGAATATCACCCTTTCTTAACAGTCCATCGATTAATGCAGTGTATGTTTTCACATCACATGGAATGCCTTCATTTAGCATTTTCTCACTTAGCCCAAGAGCTTCTTCCATGTTATTTACACCAACAAATCCACTTATCATGGGGGTATAAACAGCTATATTTGGAGATAAACCAACTTCCAGAAGTTCCGAGAAAAGTTTGCAGGCACTTTTCATGTCTCGCCTTTTGCAAAACCCATCTATCAGAACAGAGTATGCCGTTACATCCAACTTCACACCCTTACTTTTCATCTCATGAGACATTTCTAAAGcaagatctattttattgCTTTTGCATAAACCACTCATAAGGCTGGTGTAAGTGAAAACAGTTGGTGTGACTCCAGCTTCACACATTTCTCTGTAAACGACCAGTTCAGAATCCATGGCACCCTCCTTAGTAAACCCATGAATAATACTATTATAAGTCATATATCCAGGGACAAAGCCCTTCTCAACAAAAATCTTCAGAAGATTACTTGCTACAGATGTCTGGTCAACTTTGCACAAGCCATCAATGACAATGTTAATTGTGTAGTCTGTGGGGATTTTCTTTGCATCCACCATATCATCAAAGACATTAAAGGCACATTCATCATCACCTTTCCTGAAATACCCATGAATCAATATAGAGTAAGTATAAACACTAGGTTCCAAACCCCTTTGTGTCATCTCCAAAAATTCACTATTTGCACTATTCATATCCCCTATTCTGCAATAGCCATTTATCATGTTGTTGTAGGAAACCACACTAGGCGCCACACCATTACACATCATCTTATCCCATAAACTACGCGCTTCACTTACTTACCTTCTCTACAAAGCCATGCTAAGAAACTATTATACAAGAAGACATTTGCAATACCGTAGTCAACTGCCTCGTCAACCAACTTAGACGCATCTTCAGGTGACCGACATTTCAAAAACCCACATACCAAATCATTTACAGTGTAGATATCAGGCAGAACACCCATCTGTTTCATTTCAGTGTAAAACTCATATGCCTTTTCCATGTTCCCATTCTTACAGCAGCCTCCTATAAGAATTGCATATGTGCTTCTGTGAGGAACAATTCTATCCTCCTTAATCATCTTAAACAAATCCAAAGCAGCATCCACATTCCCTAGTGTGCACCAGCCCCTCATCAAGCTCGTAGCAACATGCCCATCAATCGATACTCCACACCTCACCATCTCATCCTTGCGCCTCAGCGCCTCTACCATATCCCCCTGCTTCACACAAGCCCTAATCACATCAGCATAACTCCTCCCAGAAGGAACCAAACCCATCTCTCTCATCTCATCCAACAACACCAACCCCAAACGCGAGTCACCACTCTTACAAACAGCCCCAATTGCCACATCATACAGCGCCGCATCTGCTGAAATGCCACTCCCCCTTGCCTCGCGAAAATACTCCACGGCCTCCTCCGGCTTCCCCTCCTTCAAACAAGCACGCATCATGATATGTAAAGTGGCATAATTACCCCCAACTCCCCTCCCAACCATCCCCCCATAAAACTCCATTGCTTCCTCAAACATGTTCCACCTAACCAACGCAGTCAACACAATGTTCATCATATGTTCCACACTAGCTAACACCCCAATCTTCACCATTCTATTCAAGCAAGCGATAGCCGATTAACTCTAACATAGCTATGCAACAAGTAACTGAAAACACGAAAGTATCAAACTCAAACCTCTTTGCGCAGTCGACCAAGACATCGACGAACACCGCCGGAGAAGGGTCGGAGACGAAGTTGTTGAGCAACGTTATGGCACGTCCGCTAACCTCGGGGACGTCCATCAAAATGTAAAGCATCACGGCGACGGTGTCGGCGGCTGTGAGAAAAGCAGGGTTGGTTTTGAAGAGGTGTAGAGCAGAGCTGGGGTCGGAATTGTGGGACAGGAGAGTGTCGAGGAATTGGGTTTGGGTTGGGACGGCGGGTTGTGGAGGAAGATGGGTTTGCGGCGGCGGCGATGGTGGTTGGGTGGAGAGGGGTTTGGGGTTTAAGAGGGAGAGGCGACGGAGGGAAAGGAGGGGAGAGGAAGGGAAGTGAGGTTTCATTGTgtagaaggagaagaggagagaCAAGAGTGAAGCGAAGCTGTCAGTCAAGACTTGAAGTTGGAAGTTGGAACTGGCTTcttctgttttttctttttcttattttcggAAAATAAGGATGGAtgggtttaggttttattattTGGAAATTATAGACATACTGTCACTCATATAATGTACTGGGAAAATTAGgatggtttgaactttgagACTCTCATAAATTCTACAATTCTACCGGAGCGCCTGTTCGGACGAGGACCAACTTGTTTCGATTATACGAATAGTTCtcatttttctcatttcaaaaaacgaaataaaataatacaaaaGTGTTTCagtatgaaataattgtgtattattgaatgatatgggggcctatatataggcattacaaaaccacaatcctgtaggattcggagtcctaatctattacggagatgctaatctatttcctaacaggaaacctattaggctaagacacacacaagggtagaatagtaattctcccggaacactcccccttgtgtcgcatgcctaggttgcatggtgcacacatcgttgcctcggtaaaaaccttgtcaagcaaaataaaaaccttttgggtaaaaacaaaagcttgatcgaagggaaaaagagcacaacgcaccgtctacatttgatagcatcatgtgaggtagactccccctgaagtctaaaaaacaactccccctgattagtgcattaatcatggagtacaaagaacaacgtatacaacgttcattacatgcttctcaaacgtagtcttgggccaatgattaatcattaatctagccacacatccttagatcatacatgctatacttagccaaacttagatcttaggaaacaagattgcataacaactcaaaacaagagtttgcaatgaaaatcagattctcgggtagaatgaccttcactcacttaaacggccataacttcttcgtcaaaataggtatcagcgaaccgtaaaatgttctgaaaagtagacacccgtggatttccagtgacataaggttcacaacctcatccgatcggagcagttcacaatgctctgtcgaagttgactgacttgcaaatttccggacaggactgtcctactttcCTAAAACggtcataactcactcaatatgatagctatgaacgaatgattggtgtccctggaaagtagacacatggacctttccaacggtaccaatttcaccatatttcatcgagcgagctgtcctgtaggtctcgttgaagttgacctacgaaactggacagattctgatttgtcacatttaatgtgtctttcgcgaaaagaatgggggaatggaccaatgaaggactgattttggtccaagacagaaccgtacgcatcctctacgctatcagtgtcgactgctacaccaaggcgtacgttgatgttgctggagctgctggcggcgttggtgtggatatgatttgtgttggttcactaagtgtagaactaaacccgtgtcaaagaagcaatgcaagtccaatgacaatgcataggcgcatagttaatcacgtcataatgaaagcaatagtgtcccaacaacactaacatgtaggaatgtatagctcattgaatctcttcatcatctatacttagacggaatagagaatcaagaattagcttcatatgaacacatatgggtatgagttcttgcaaccgattgtactacgttctctcgaacgtcgcaatctgattacataagctctccgtggtctggaggcatttaaagtccctcgggcactctcatatctgcgtcaagatcccgttacagatattctatgaccactatcatatgctgcaaatcagttt containing:
- the LOC126794469 gene encoding LOW QUALITY PROTEIN: pentatricopeptide repeat-containing protein At3g54980, mitochondrial-like (The sequence of the model RefSeq protein was modified relative to this genomic sequence to represent the inferred CDS: inserted 3 bases in 3 codons), yielding MKPHFPSSPLLSLRRLSLLNPKPLSTQPPSPPPQTHLPPQPAVPTQTQFLDTLLSHNSDPSSALHLFKTNPAFLTAADTVAVMLYILMDVPEVSGRAITLLNNFVSDPSPAVFVDVLVDCAKRFEFDTXRVFSYLLHSYVRVXSAIACLNRMVKIGVLASVEHMMNIVLTALVRWNMFEEAMEFYGGMVGRGVGGNYATLHIMMRACLKEGKPEEAVEYFREARGSGISADAALYDVAIGAVCKSGDSRLGLVLLDEMREMGLVPSGRSYADVIRACVKQGDMVEALRRKDEMVRCGVSIDGHVATSLMRGWCTLGNVDAALDLFKMIKEDRIVPHRSTYAILIGGCCKNGNMEKAYEFYTEMKQMGVLPDIYTVNDLVCGFLKCRSPEDASKLVDEAVDYGIANVFLYNSFLAWLCREGKXSEARSLWDKMMCNGVAPSVVSYNNMINGYCRIGDMNSANSEFLEMTQRGLEPSVYTYSILIHGYFRKGDDECAFNVFDDMVDAKKIPTDYTINIVIDGLCKVDQTSVASNLLKIFVEKGFVPGYMTYNSIIHGFTKEGAMDSELVVYREMCEAGVTPTVFTYTSLMSGLCKSNKIDLALEMSHEMKSKGVKLDVTAYSVLIDGFCKRRDMKSACKLFSELLEVGLSPNIAVYTPMISGFVGVNNMEEALGLSEKMLNEGIPCDVKTYTALIDGLLRKGDIQSASDLYSEMLLLLDGIVPDIITYTVIINGLCSKRQLEKAHKILEHMNIRQMTASVHIYTTLILGYFKEGKLQESFRLHDEMLDKGLVPDDLTCDILINGKFKGTNTLLRSACA